The Paenibacillus beijingensis nucleotide sequence AAAATGTGAATATCGTTTATTACGAGAAGCTTGAGGAACTTCAGCAGCTCGATTTCGCCCTTGTCGAGCTTAATTTGTACCTCGATACACATCCCGGCGACCTGCAGGCGCTGCAGCAGTTTAATCAGCTTGCTCAGAAGTACAAGGAATGCATGCAGCAGTTCGAAATGCAGTTCGGACCGCTGATGAACTTCGGTCACAGCTACTCCCGCTACCCGTGGCAATGGAACGACACGCCATGGCCGTGGCAGGTGTAGCGGATTCGGATGATCCGGTCGATCCGGTCGATCCGCCGATCCGGGAGGTTCAGAGCGGGTGACCGGAAAAATCACTTGATGGAGGTGCTGCTGACGATGTGGGTATATGAAAAAAAACTGCAATATCCGGTTCGGGTTAGCAAGTGTGATCCGAGAATGGCCCGTTATTTGCTGGAGCAGTACGGCGGAGCGGACGGTGAGCTTGCGGCGGCACTTCGTTACTTGAATCAGCGGTATTCGATTCCCGATCAAGTCATCGGCCTGTTGACCGATATCGGGACAGAGGAATTCGCCCATTTGGAAATGATTGCCACAATGGTGTATAAGCTGACCAAGGACGCCACGGTCGAGCAGCTCGAAGCGGCGGGACTCGGGCCGAACTACGCCCAGCGGGACCATGCATTGTTTTACGCCAATGCGTCCGGCGTACCGTGGACAGCCGCATACATTCAGGCGAAGGGTGATCCGATCGCCGACCTGTACGAAGATATTGCCGCCGAGGAGAAGGCAAGAGCCACCTACCAATGGCTGATTGATATGACCGACGACGTCGATTTGCAGGACGGGCTGAAGTTTTTGCGCGAACGGGAAGTCATCCACGCACTGCGCTTCCAGGAAGCGGTGGAGATCATTAAGGCCGACCGGGAGCAGAAGAAGGTGTATTAACCGGATCAAATCCATTTTTATCCAAAAATAGCCGTTTTCGAAACTTTTCGTATGCTGCTGTCGTCTACTCTTTCGTACAACTTAATGCGAGAGTAGAGGAGCGGTACAACATATGAGCATGAAAGCTTCGCAGACGGTTCCATCTCCGCGTGATCAAATGGCTGCCGCACGAAGGGCCGGCAAGCGCAGGCCGCGCCGCCGCAAACTCCGTTTTTTACGTCTATTGATGTGGATGATCTGCCTGTTGTTGATTATAGGAGCTTTAGGGACCGGCTGGCTGTTCTTGACGCCATCGGGAAATAACTACCGTTACTTGGCCGCCGATACGATCATTACGACGCAGCACCGCGTATGGGCCAAATATTTAATCGGCCAGGATGAGCTGAACCGCCGCGTCGCGGAGTATCAAAAGCAGTTCAACGATATGGGATCCGAGAAGGATACGCATCAGATCGCATCCGGCGCCGACGATTCGGGCGGTCCGCTCGTGCAGATCGAACCGATTTCCGGCGCCAGCTACAAAGGTTATGTCATGACGGTCAAAGATCCGACGAAAATTCGTCTGGGCGTTCCCGCCGTCGCCGGCAAAGGCGAGAAAGTGACCAGCATGGTCCGGCGTTACGGCGCGGTCGCCGGGGTCAATGCGGGCGGCTTCGCCGATCCGAACTGGAAGGGCAACGGCTTCCAGCCGATTGGCGTCGTCATTTCGCAGGGCAAAGTCTATTATGAGGACCTGGATAAAAAGGGCGAGACGCAAATCGTCGGCATCGATAAGCAGGGCAAAATGGTTGCGGGCCATTATTCGTTGAAGGAATTGATCGCCATGGGTGTGCAGGAAGGAGTCACCTTCCAGCCGCGCATCATTGTGAACGGCAAAGGGCTGGTGAAAAATCACGCCGACGGCTGGGGCATTGCGCCGCGTACCGCAATGGGGCAGCGCGCCGACGGAGCGATCATTTTCGTCGTGATCGACGGCCGCCAGCCCGGCTACAGCATCGGGGCCGACCTGTACGACGTTCAGAAAATTATGCTGGACCACGGCGCGGTCATTGCCGCCAATCTGGACGGCGGTTCATCGAGCGTTCTGGTTAATGAAGGCGGTATCGTCAATAAACCTTCGTCCAAACACGGCGAGCGGTATTTGCCGACGGCATGGCTCGTCTTCGACCATCCGGAGGAAGCGCAAATTCCGAATGTTTGGGAAGGTTTGACCGCGAAAGATATCGACCCGGCAAAATGGTAGGATAATAGCTGAACGTGCGAGAAGGACCATTCCGGATTGCGGAGTGGTCCTTTTTTTCGGTATGATGATGTCAAAACTGGAAGGGAGATTATTCATTTGTCCTCTGTTGAACTCATTTATCCCGAAGCAATTCTATTTGATATGGACGGAACCTTACTCCAGACCGAAACGCTGCTCATTCATGTTCATCCCCGTTTGTTCGCTGCATTAAGGGAAGAAGGGCTGTACACGGGTGAAACCCCGCCGGTCGACGAACTGATCGCATGCCTCGGCATGCTGCTGGAGGAAATTTGGAAGAAAGTGATGCCGGATGCTTCCGAAGCGGCCCGCCGCCGCGCGGACGAGCTGATGCTGCAGTACGAGCTGGAAGAGCTGGAGGCCGGCAACGGCTCCCTGTATCCGAAGGTGGCCGAAACGCTGCGGGAGCTGAAAGCCCGCGGCATTAAGCTGTTTGTGGCAAGCAACGGTCTTGAGCATTA carries:
- a CDS encoding HAD family hydrolase encodes the protein MSSVELIYPEAILFDMDGTLLQTETLLIHVHPRLFAALREEGLYTGETPPVDELIACLGMLLEEIWKKVMPDASEAARRRADELMLQYELEELEAGNGSLYPKVAETLRELKARGIKLFVASNGLEHYVKGIVKVKGMDDLFDDLYSAGEYETASKVELVALLMEKHGIKQGWMVGDRSSDVEAGKGNGLAVIGCAYAGFGGNAELAGADVCIEHFEQLLALLPKPEAAKEDLSSEITG
- a CDS encoding spore coat protein CotJB; this encodes MRVSENVNIVYYEKLEELQQLDFALVELNLYLDTHPGDLQALQQFNQLAQKYKECMQQFEMQFGPLMNFGHSYSRYPWQWNDTPWPWQV
- a CDS encoding phosphodiester glycosidase family protein, translating into MSMKASQTVPSPRDQMAAARRAGKRRPRRRKLRFLRLLMWMICLLLIIGALGTGWLFLTPSGNNYRYLAADTIITTQHRVWAKYLIGQDELNRRVAEYQKQFNDMGSEKDTHQIASGADDSGGPLVQIEPISGASYKGYVMTVKDPTKIRLGVPAVAGKGEKVTSMVRRYGAVAGVNAGGFADPNWKGNGFQPIGVVISQGKVYYEDLDKKGETQIVGIDKQGKMVAGHYSLKELIAMGVQEGVTFQPRIIVNGKGLVKNHADGWGIAPRTAMGQRADGAIIFVVIDGRQPGYSIGADLYDVQKIMLDHGAVIAANLDGGSSSVLVNEGGIVNKPSSKHGERYLPTAWLVFDHPEEAQIPNVWEGLTAKDIDPAKW
- a CDS encoding manganese catalase family protein, whose amino-acid sequence is MWVYEKKLQYPVRVSKCDPRMARYLLEQYGGADGELAAALRYLNQRYSIPDQVIGLLTDIGTEEFAHLEMIATMVYKLTKDATVEQLEAAGLGPNYAQRDHALFYANASGVPWTAAYIQAKGDPIADLYEDIAAEEKARATYQWLIDMTDDVDLQDGLKFLREREVIHALRFQEAVEIIKADREQKKVY